In one window of Gossypium hirsutum isolate 1008001.06 chromosome A01, Gossypium_hirsutum_v2.1, whole genome shotgun sequence DNA:
- the LOC121232359 gene encoding huntingtin-interacting protein K, with the protein MEAGDGGADRVVDSKDLQQQSKAFDKLTDRVEDRQLDSSRAQSAMASIAASAEAEKNAMRLREKELAAVKINAAEVDIIANELELDKKVAERTLREHKGDAIAAIRSLLH; encoded by the exons ATGGAGGCTGGAGATGGAGGCGCTGACCGAGTCGTTGACTCAAAGGATTTACAACAACAAAGCAAAGCCTTCGATAAACTCACTGACCGTGTCGAAGATCGACAGCTTGATTCTTCTCGTGCCCAATCG GCCATGGCATCGATTGCAGCCTCGGCTGAAGCAGAAAAGAATGCTATGAGATtgag AGAGAAAGAATTAGCTGCTGTTAAAATCAACGCGGCTGAAGTTGACATCATTGCAAACGAATTAGAG TTGGACAAAAAGGTGGCTGAGAGAACACTCCGTGAGCACAAGGGCGATGCCATTGCTGCCATTCGATCATTGCTTCACTAG